A single genomic interval of Lathyrus oleraceus cultivar Zhongwan6 chromosome 7, CAAS_Psat_ZW6_1.0, whole genome shotgun sequence harbors:
- the LOC127101332 gene encoding ATP synthase subunit alpha, mitochondrial, whose product MEFSVRAAELTTLLESRITNFYTNFQVDEIGRVVSVGDGIARVYGLNEIQAGELVEFASGVKGIALNLENENVGIVVFGSDTSIKEGDLVKRTGSIVDVPTGKAMLGRVVDALGVPIDGRGALSDHERRRVEVKAPGIIERKSVHEPMQTGLKAVDSLVPIGRGQRELIIGDRKTGKTAIAIDTILNQKQMNSRATSESETLYCVYVAIGQKRSTVAQLVQILSEANALEYSILVAATASDPAPLQFLALYSGCAMGEYFRDNGMHALIIYDDLSKQAVAYRQMSLLLRRPPGCEAFPGDVFYLHSRLLERAAKRSDQTGTGSLTALPVIETQAGDGSTGSF is encoded by the coding sequence atgGAATTCTCTGTAAGAGCTGCGGAACTAACAACTCTATTAGAAAGTCGAATTACCAACTTTTACACAAATTTTCAAGTGGATGAGATCGGTCGAGTGGTCTCAGTTGGAGATGGGATTGCACGTGTTTATGGATTGAACGAGATTCAAGCTGGGGAATTGGTTGAATTTGCCAGCGGTGTGAAAGGAATAGCGTTGAATCTTGAGAATGAGAATGTCGGAATTGTTGTCTTTGGTAGTGATACCTCTATCAAAGAAGGAGATCTTGTCAAACGTACTGGATCTattgtggatgttcctacgggAAAGGCTATGCTAGGGCGTGTGGTCGACGCGTTGGGAGTACCTATTGATGGAAGAGGGGCTCTAAGCGATCACGAGCGAAGACGTGTCGAAGTGAAAGCCCCTGGGATTATAGAACGTAAATCAGTGCACGAGCCTATGCAAACTGGGTTAAAAGCGGTAGATAGCCTGGTTCCTATAGGCCGTGGTCAACGAGAACTTATAATCGGGGACCGAAAAACTGGAAAAACAGCTATAGCTATCGATACCATattaaaccaaaagcaaatgAACTCAAGGGCCACCTCTGAGAGTGAGACATTGTATTGTGTCTATGTAGCGATTGGACAGAAACGCTCAACTGTGGCACAATTAGTTCAAATTCTTTCAGAAGCGAATGCTTTAGAATATTCCATTCTTGTAGCAGCCACCGCTTCGGATCCAGCACCTCTGCAATTTCTGGCCCTATATTCTGGGTGTGCCATGGGGGAATATTTCCGTGATAATGGAATGCACGCATTAATAATCTATGATGATCTTAGTAAACAGGCCGTGGCATATCGACAAATGTCATTATTGTTACGCCGACCACCAGGCTGTGAGGCTTTCCCAGGCGATGTTTTCTATTTACACTCCCGTCTCTTAGAAAGAGCCGCAAAACGGTCGGACCAGACAGGCACAGGTAGCTTGACCGCCTTACCCGTCATTGAAACACAAGCTGGAGACGGTTCGACAGGAAGCTTTTGA